The Aerococcaceae bacterium DSM 111021 genome includes a region encoding these proteins:
- a CDS encoding prepilin-type N-terminal cleavage/methylation domain-containing protein, whose translation MNKKGYTLIESLIVLVIISGMSLILMIQPDVNITKQIESRMFFDEVMSHLKRAQQLAILQRTIISVEFHASLNQLRIRDIYSQERIATIDAPDHIEFLTPFMFWYLQSGSVDYFRTVSFYDSNIEERIYLVFQLGNGQFELQR comes from the coding sequence ATGAACAAAAAAGGGTATACACTTATTGAATCGTTAATTGTTCTAGTAATCATCTCAGGAATGAGTCTCATTCTTATGATTCAGCCGGACGTAAATATAACAAAACAGATAGAAAGTCGCATGTTTTTCGATGAAGTCATGAGTCATTTAAAACGTGCACAACAATTAGCTATACTTCAAAGAACAATTATTTCAGTCGAATTTCATGCTAGTTTAAATCAATTAAGAATTAGAGATATTTATAGTCAAGAAAGGATAGCTACCATCGATGCTCCGGATCATATTGAGTTTTTAACGCCGTTTATGTTTTGGTATTTACAAAGTGGGAGTGTTGATTATTTTAGAACAGTGAGCTTTTATGACTCAAATATTGAAGAACGTATTTACTTAGTATTTCAGTTAGGGAATGGTCAATTTGAATTACAAAGATAA
- a CDS encoding prepilin-type N-terminal cleavage/methylation domain-containing protein, which yields MLKFTRLRFKKGFTLIEVLISLFILSLFMHSLMLIYDSYNRVETEIRTDHSADFLHFITLIELELNNYIIIEIEPEIIRIENKGTHKASRIIKQNNKIYIAPGHQPLLYDVYDWQLVQIFDKLSMTVTFNNGQVFSGVISLENIEE from the coding sequence ATGTTGAAATTCACGAGATTACGTTTTAAAAAAGGCTTTACTCTGATCGAAGTTTTAATTAGTCTCTTCATTCTTAGTCTGTTTATGCACTCACTCATGTTAATTTATGATAGTTATAACCGAGTAGAAACGGAAATTCGCACTGACCATAGTGCGGATTTCTTACATTTTATAACACTTATCGAGTTAGAATTAAATAATTACATTATTATCGAGATAGAACCAGAAATCATTCGGATAGAAAACAAGGGCACACATAAAGCAAGTCGAATAATAAAGCAAAACAATAAAATTTATATAGCACCTGGACATCAACCTTTATTGTATGACGTTTATGATTGGCAGTTGGTTCAGATTTTTGACAAGTTAAGCATGACTGTGACGTTTAATAATGGTCAGGTTTTTTCAGGGGTGATATCCCTTGAGAACATCGAGGAGTAA
- a CDS encoding aminopeptidase P family protein has protein sequence MKNRISELREEMNNLNVDAFLVTTPKNVRYLSTFTGSAGLILITPEHNYFITDFRYTDQAQEQAKGFDIIIHKGKMYNEINELLNAEEVQSMGIEANDMNVSTYSHLSELFEPMLVQTEGVIETIREVKDEAEIAIIREACEITDQAFEHILTFIKPGITEIEVANELDRYLKGKGASGMSFDTIVASGVRSSMPHGVASDKVIEHGDFVTLDFGCYFKGYTSDMTRTIAVGEVDPKLEEIYNIVLEAHNRVIASTKAGMTGKEVDALARDYISEKGYGPNFGHTTGHGIGLDVHEGPAIAGRNEKPLVVNNIITNEPGIYVSGLGGVRIEDDLIVKEDGVESLNRSPKNLIIV, from the coding sequence ATGAAGAATAGAATTAGTGAATTAAGAGAAGAAATGAACAATCTTAACGTAGATGCATTTTTAGTAACAACACCAAAAAATGTACGCTACTTATCAACATTTACAGGATCAGCAGGTTTAATCTTAATTACTCCTGAACATAATTATTTTATAACTGACTTTCGTTATACAGACCAAGCTCAGGAGCAAGCTAAAGGCTTCGATATCATTATCCATAAAGGTAAGATGTACAATGAAATAAATGAATTACTTAATGCAGAAGAAGTACAATCAATGGGGATTGAAGCGAATGACATGAATGTTTCTACTTACTCTCATTTAAGTGAATTATTTGAGCCCATGTTAGTTCAAACAGAAGGGGTTATCGAAACGATTCGTGAAGTAAAAGATGAAGCCGAAATAGCAATAATACGCGAAGCATGTGAGATCACTGACCAAGCATTTGAGCATATCTTAACATTTATCAAGCCAGGAATAACTGAAATTGAAGTTGCGAATGAACTTGACCGATATCTTAAAGGTAAAGGTGCATCTGGTATGTCATTTGATACAATTGTTGCGAGTGGCGTAAGATCATCGATGCCTCATGGAGTAGCAAGTGATAAAGTCATTGAACATGGTGATTTTGTTACACTTGATTTTGGATGCTATTTTAAAGGATATACGTCTGACATGACACGTACGATTGCCGTAGGTGAAGTTGATCCAAAGTTAGAAGAAATATATAACATCGTTTTAGAAGCTCATAATCGTGTAATTGCTAGTACCAAAGCAGGCATGACTGGAAAAGAAGTAGATGCTTTAGCACGAGACTATATTTCTGAAAAGGGATATGGACCAAACTTTGGACATACGACTGGTCATGGAATTGGTTTAGATGTTCATGAAGGGCCAGCTATAGCAGGAAGAAACGAAAAACCTCTGGTTGTAAACAACATTATTACGAATGAACCTGGTATTTATGTATCAGGACTTGGTGGTGTTCGTATTGAAGATGATCTTATTGTTAAAGAAGACGGAGTAGAAAGTTTAAATCGTAGTCCTAAAAATTTAATAATTGTATAG
- a CDS encoding Asp23/Gls24 family envelope stress response protein, with the protein MAKITEVPFETQATENLGEIKITTGVLESIAAQAASEIEGVVSKVTGFQKEVGNFLGMDRDRINTKITTESDAIIVDVEIRVLYGFSVPDIAIAIQDKVKEQILFMTDLAVQEVNVHVLSVETEPAEYMSDEQVEEFGEDFE; encoded by the coding sequence ATGGCTAAAATAACCGAAGTACCATTTGAAACACAAGCTACAGAAAATTTAGGCGAAATTAAAATTACTACAGGTGTCTTAGAATCAATCGCAGCTCAAGCGGCAAGTGAGATTGAAGGGGTTGTATCTAAAGTGACTGGCTTCCAAAAAGAAGTAGGGAACTTTTTAGGTATGGACCGTGACCGTATCAACACAAAAATTACAACAGAAAGCGATGCGATTATTGTTGATGTAGAAATTCGTGTTCTTTATGGATTCTCAGTTCCTGACATTGCCATTGCAATTCAAGATAAAGTGAAAGAACAAATTTTATTTATGACAGATTTAGCGGTTCAGGAAGTAAATGTTCATGTCTTATCTGTTGAAACAGAGCCAGCAGAGTACATGTCAGATGAGCAAGTAGAAGAATTTGGTGAAGACTTTGAGTAA
- the nusB gene encoding transcription antitermination factor NusB, whose amino-acid sequence MISAHKNLDINEAVDYALEAGVFPEEGYDGINNDYFYELIEGVRSKEAEIDKLIEPYLTGWSLNRIARIDLIILRIAFFEIFFISEEEVPNNVAADEAIELSKFFSDDKSRQFISGVVAKVLEDQKTEKD is encoded by the coding sequence ATGATTTCTGCTCATAAGAACTTAGATATCAACGAAGCAGTTGATTATGCATTAGAAGCAGGAGTTTTCCCAGAAGAAGGTTATGATGGGATAAATAATGATTATTTCTATGAATTAATAGAAGGAGTTCGCTCTAAAGAAGCTGAAATTGATAAACTTATTGAGCCATATTTAACTGGTTGGAGTTTAAATCGTATTGCTCGAATTGATTTAATCATTTTACGTATTGCTTTCTTTGAGATATTTTTCATCTCAGAAGAGGAAGTTCCTAATAACGTAGCAGCCGACGAGGCAATAGAATTGAGTAAATTCTTTAGTGATGATAAATCACGTCAATTCATTAGTGGGGTTGTCGCAAAAGTTCTTGAGGATCAGAAAACTGAAAAAGATTAA
- a CDS encoding DUF1002 domain-containing protein, whose amino-acid sequence MKKRLLLSAMVALVGAPLAQPVLNFNTGSIQQVQAQESQLVALGGSLDQTQAQQTLQLLGANAIDPSSILYVDGTVINQYLQDGSGPGTVVYSSAYIQTMNEGYGVQVQIVTPQNITGVSATTYQNAAITAGARNAQIRIATVSPVTGEGALAGVYALLEQQGVALNPQDVQVAQNEITLVNEIIQNEQVVITDSQVNQMISEIKQEVVNTNINAENSNVEVDNSEETNTNINNIVNNITNNYGVTDEQLQQELEAFAQEFANTDAAQSEDTIGQLEQSIQENWSDVLAGLEGAVSAENLLAAERVDFTDANTYHPIIQAFSDEMYRVIETGEAVDGVYSDTFVFEAMTPELTSEEKSALNHLRTIMYQYAANQDEFIASGEYQPGYANIKENWINKLNAFESMKVSDPVLAEIISRLAVATGRAPQVYNYVNPTQEGSVISLENVWDNPAGNTADFNIYTFDVATDEMSQLDVVSNEMIPLQGAYDFSNIYGVSVENNYQAQVEIPAEYTIAGFVPTESEEEISSEEETSEEVPAEEAPSEEVPSEEESVEETPVEETTEEVPAEETLEEPTDSVEG is encoded by the coding sequence ATGAAAAAAAGATTACTTTTATCAGCAATGGTTGCATTAGTAGGTGCACCATTAGCTCAACCTGTACTAAATTTTAATACGGGTAGTATCCAACAAGTTCAAGCACAAGAATCACAATTAGTTGCCTTAGGTGGGTCATTAGATCAAACTCAAGCACAACAAACATTACAGTTACTTGGTGCTAATGCAATTGACCCAAGCAGCATTCTTTATGTCGATGGAACAGTTATTAATCAATATTTACAAGACGGGTCAGGACCAGGAACGGTTGTTTACTCGAGTGCTTATATCCAAACGATGAATGAAGGTTATGGGGTACAAGTCCAAATCGTTACACCACAAAACATTACGGGAGTATCGGCAACAACTTACCAAAACGCAGCAATTACTGCTGGTGCACGAAATGCTCAAATACGTATCGCTACAGTATCACCAGTAACAGGTGAGGGAGCTTTAGCAGGTGTATACGCACTATTAGAACAACAAGGTGTGGCTCTAAATCCTCAAGATGTTCAAGTGGCTCAAAATGAGATTACTTTAGTGAACGAAATCATTCAAAATGAACAAGTAGTGATTACTGATTCTCAAGTTAACCAAATGATTTCAGAAATCAAACAAGAAGTCGTTAACACAAATATCAACGCAGAAAACTCAAACGTTGAAGTCGATAATAGTGAAGAAACGAACACAAACATCAATAATATCGTGAATAATATTACGAATAATTATGGTGTAACAGATGAGCAGTTACAACAAGAATTAGAAGCATTCGCTCAAGAATTCGCTAATACTGATGCAGCTCAATCCGAAGATACAATTGGACAACTTGAACAAAGTATTCAGGAAAACTGGTCAGATGTTTTAGCAGGATTAGAGGGTGCTGTTTCTGCAGAGAATCTTCTTGCAGCGGAGCGTGTAGATTTCACTGATGCCAACACATATCACCCAATCATCCAAGCATTTTCTGATGAAATGTATCGTGTAATTGAAACTGGAGAAGCTGTAGATGGTGTTTATAGTGATACATTTGTCTTTGAAGCGATGACACCAGAATTAACGTCAGAAGAAAAGTCTGCTTTGAATCACTTAAGAACAATTATGTACCAATATGCGGCTAATCAAGATGAATTTATTGCTTCAGGAGAGTATCAACCTGGTTATGCTAATATTAAAGAGAACTGGATAAATAAATTGAATGCGTTTGAAAGCATGAAAGTTTCAGATCCGGTATTAGCAGAAATTATTTCACGTTTAGCTGTTGCAACAGGACGTGCACCGCAAGTTTATAACTATGTGAATCCAACTCAAGAAGGATCAGTTATCTCATTAGAGAATGTATGGGATAACCCAGCAGGAAACACTGCTGATTTTAACATCTATACTTTTGATGTTGCTACAGATGAGATGAGTCAATTAGATGTCGTTTCTAATGAGATGATTCCTTTACAAGGAGCGTATGACTTTAGCAATATTTATGGCGTTTCTGTAGAGAACAATTATCAAGCCCAAGTAGAAATACCAGCAGAGTATACTATTGCTGGCTTTGTTCCAACTGAATCAGAAGAAGAAATCAGTTCTGAGGAAGAGACCAGTGAAGAAGTACCAGCAGAAGAAGCTCCCTCTGAGGAAGTTCCTTCAGAAGAAGAGTCTGTTGAAGAAACTCCAGTAGAAGAAACAACGGAAGAAGTTCCTGCTGAAGAAACATTAGAGGAACCAACTGATTCGGTAGAAGGCTAG
- a CDS encoding bifunctional 5,10-methylenetetrahydrofolate dehydrogenase/5,10-methenyltetrahydrofolate cyclohydrolase — MSKTQILDGKQLSLQLRDEYKNAVEKLKQQNVTPKLVVITVGEDPASKVYVGQKEKMAQYIGFEFDWLTLDETISQKELHETIEALNNDSNVSGMIVQFPLPDHLDQIAVTEVIRPDKDVDGFHPYNMGKIVEGTGELYPCTPRGILRLLNRYDIEIQGKDVTVVGYSQIVGKPLSILLGNLGSTVTITHLLTKDLHRHLINADVVMVAAGSPHLVKAEDLKEGAIVIDVGINRLDNGKLVGDVDYEGVFEKVSAITPVPGGVGPMTVAMLMEQTILCACLQHQLNIADYIDGVNL; from the coding sequence ATGTCTAAAACTCAAATCTTAGATGGAAAACAATTATCGTTACAATTACGTGATGAGTATAAGAATGCAGTTGAAAAATTAAAGCAACAAAATGTCACACCGAAGTTAGTCGTAATAACTGTTGGGGAAGATCCAGCTAGTAAAGTATACGTCGGACAAAAAGAAAAAATGGCACAATATATCGGCTTTGAATTTGATTGGTTAACATTAGATGAAACCATCAGTCAAAAAGAACTTCATGAAACAATTGAAGCACTAAATAATGATTCAAACGTATCCGGTATGATTGTCCAATTCCCACTTCCAGACCACTTAGACCAAATTGCTGTGACGGAAGTAATTCGACCAGATAAAGATGTCGACGGCTTTCATCCATATAATATGGGAAAGATTGTTGAAGGAACAGGAGAGCTTTATCCGTGTACACCAAGAGGGATACTAAGATTATTAAACCGATATGACATTGAAATCCAGGGAAAAGACGTTACGGTCGTTGGATACAGCCAGATCGTGGGAAAACCTTTATCGATTTTACTAGGGAACTTAGGTAGCACAGTTACGATTACACACTTATTAACTAAGGATTTACATCGACACTTGATAAATGCCGACGTAGTCATGGTAGCAGCAGGGTCACCTCACTTAGTTAAAGCAGAAGATTTAAAAGAAGGTGCCATTGTTATAGATGTAGGGATTAATCGATTAGATAATGGGAAATTAGTCGGAGACGTTGATTATGAGGGTGTTTTTGAAAAAGTAAGTGCAATCACGCCAGTACCAGGTGGAGTAGGTCCTATGACAGTAGCTATGTTAATGGAACAAACAATCTTATGTGCTTGTCTTCAACACCAGCTAAACATTGCTGATTATATAGATGGAGTTAATTTATGA
- a CDS encoding exodeoxyribonuclease VII large subunit translates to MSESKQEYLTVQALTKYIKRKFDVDPHLQRVFVVGEVSNFRLRPNSHQYFSLKDEGARISAVMYRSAFQRVKFNIEEGMKVFVTGKITLYEPTGAYQIVIDSIQPDGIGALYQQLEQLKQKFKEAGHFDQPKLPIPRFPKKIAVITSPTGAVIRDIITTINRRYPIVEITVVPTRVQGKEAASEIVEAFNKVSQRQDEFDTVIVARGGGSIEDLWCFNDEQVAMAILNCPLPVISSIGHETDTTMADLVADVRAATPTAAAEIAAPVLQEVLAYLTQMQERVFYSMNQRIQYMRKYYDRFAQSYVMTQPERLYQPYMQQLDLAVEKLTNNKDNYFTEHKNNIKVLKQRLAVQQPQGLINQYQKDLSISTNQLFRNMNQYQHNKSVEFGNMMQLLDAYSPLKSVQRGYAVVTSDEDIVKHITQVEKDDMIKVNLSDGLIEAQVTRTTKENIFKQFSDLEKE, encoded by the coding sequence ATGAGTGAAAGTAAACAAGAATATTTAACCGTTCAAGCGTTAACAAAATATATTAAAAGAAAATTTGATGTCGATCCACATTTACAACGAGTCTTTGTTGTAGGAGAGGTATCAAATTTTCGCTTAAGACCTAATTCACACCAATACTTTAGCTTAAAGGATGAAGGTGCGAGAATAAGTGCAGTGATGTATCGCTCTGCATTTCAGCGCGTGAAGTTTAATATCGAAGAAGGAATGAAAGTATTTGTTACCGGGAAGATTACATTATATGAACCAACGGGTGCATATCAAATCGTAATTGATAGTATTCAACCTGATGGTATCGGTGCACTCTATCAACAACTAGAACAGTTAAAGCAAAAATTTAAAGAAGCAGGCCATTTTGATCAACCAAAACTGCCTATCCCACGTTTTCCTAAAAAAATTGCTGTGATTACAAGTCCAACTGGAGCAGTTATTCGTGATATAATAACAACGATTAATAGACGCTATCCAATCGTAGAGATAACTGTCGTACCAACACGAGTGCAAGGAAAAGAAGCAGCAAGCGAAATTGTTGAAGCTTTTAATAAAGTGAGTCAAAGACAGGATGAATTCGACACCGTCATTGTTGCTCGTGGTGGTGGATCAATCGAAGACTTATGGTGCTTTAATGATGAGCAAGTTGCAATGGCAATTCTTAATTGTCCATTACCTGTTATTTCTTCAATTGGTCACGAAACAGATACGACAATGGCAGATTTAGTTGCGGATGTGAGAGCAGCTACACCAACGGCAGCAGCTGAAATAGCGGCCCCAGTTTTACAAGAAGTTTTGGCATATTTAACTCAGATGCAGGAACGTGTGTTTTATTCAATGAATCAGCGAATTCAGTACATGCGTAAATATTATGACCGTTTTGCTCAGTCCTATGTTATGACTCAACCAGAGCGATTATATCAACCATATATGCAACAATTGGATTTAGCAGTTGAGAAATTAACTAATAATAAAGATAATTATTTTACTGAACACAAAAATAACATTAAAGTATTAAAGCAAAGACTAGCAGTTCAACAACCTCAAGGTTTAATTAATCAATATCAAAAGGATTTGTCTATATCTACCAATCAACTATTCCGTAATATGAATCAATATCAACACAATAAGAGTGTTGAATTTGGTAATATGATGCAATTACTTGATGCATACAGTCCACTAAAAAGTGTTCAAAGAGGTTATGCTGTAGTGACGTCTGATGAGGATATTGTAAAACATATCACTCAAGTTGAAAAAGATGATATGATAAAAGTGAATTTAAGCGATGGTTTAATAGAAGCTCAAGTTACACGAACAACGAAAGAAAATATATTTAAGCAGTTTTCTGATTTAGAGAAGGAGTAA
- a CDS encoding exodeoxyribonuclease VII small subunit, which produces MAKMNGPQNFEEALQELELIVSQLEKGDLPLEKALESFQRGVELSQYCQKSLTNAESTVAKMMTDKGDVELDGEVINE; this is translated from the coding sequence ATGGCAAAAATGAATGGACCACAAAATTTTGAAGAAGCTTTACAAGAATTAGAACTAATCGTATCTCAACTTGAAAAAGGTGATTTACCTCTAGAAAAAGCATTAGAATCTTTTCAAAGAGGTGTTGAGTTAAGTCAGTACTGTCAAAAATCATTAACTAATGCAGAAAGTACAGTAGCAAAAATGATGACTGATAAAGGTGACGTGGAATTAGATGGAGAGGTTATTAATGAATAA
- a CDS encoding polyprenyl synthetase family protein, whose amino-acid sequence MNKQELNDLRNVFEVELDDHIRLLNTPIEMLKPMIYSLKGGGKRLRPLLLLAILNAESDKNLKKGSSTAVALEFIHTYSLIHDDLPAMDNDDLRRGQPTAHIKFDEATAILAGDALLTDAFGLIAEDAKLKSKQKVKLISLLSSAAGSHGMVSGQLGDMQSEDKEISLEKLNKIHEYKTGKLFTFATQAAAIIGEYSSEVEELLVKFGETFGVLYQIHNDLLDVIDDSNQSGKGHSSDENNNKSTYPNLIGLDASIQALSDEREKAVDIIEKVTKLSGNDYSILNTFLSFTDLD is encoded by the coding sequence ATGAATAAACAAGAATTAAATGATTTAAGAAATGTTTTTGAAGTGGAGTTAGACGATCATATTCGTCTACTTAATACACCAATCGAAATGTTAAAACCGATGATTTATTCATTAAAAGGTGGCGGAAAACGTCTTCGACCTTTGTTACTTTTAGCAATCTTAAATGCTGAATCGGATAAGAATTTGAAAAAGGGAAGTTCAACTGCAGTCGCATTAGAATTTATTCATACTTATTCATTAATACACGATGATTTACCAGCGATGGATAATGACGATTTAAGACGTGGTCAGCCTACTGCGCATATTAAGTTTGATGAAGCAACCGCTATTCTTGCAGGTGATGCTTTATTAACAGATGCCTTTGGATTAATTGCTGAAGATGCAAAATTAAAAAGCAAACAAAAAGTTAAATTAATATCGCTATTAAGTTCTGCTGCAGGATCACATGGAATGGTTTCAGGACAACTAGGTGATATGCAATCAGAAGATAAAGAAATAAGTTTAGAGAAATTAAACAAAATACATGAGTATAAAACCGGTAAATTATTCACATTTGCTACACAAGCTGCCGCAATAATAGGTGAATACAGTTCTGAAGTTGAAGAGTTATTAGTGAAGTTTGGTGAAACATTTGGCGTTCTTTACCAAATTCATAATGACTTGTTAGATGTCATTGATGATAGCAACCAATCTGGTAAAGGGCATTCGAGTGATGAGAACAATAACAAATCTACTTACCCTAACTTAATCGGTTTAGATGCATCAATACAAGCTTTAAGTGATGAACGAGAAAAAGCCGTAGACATCATCGAAAAAGTCACAAAATTAAGCGGAAATGATTATAGTATCTTAAATACGTTTTTATCATTTACCGATTTGGACTGA
- a CDS encoding TlyA family RNA methyltransferase — protein sequence MKKERLDKLVVQSGLTDTREQAKRLIMAGQIYDANNQRYDKPGEKIDMTKELHIKGKKIPYVSRGGLKLEKAIKHFGIDMTDQILLDIGASTGGFTDAALQNGAKLSYALDVGYNQLAYKLRQDDRVVVMERQNFRHSVPDDFTEGTPTIASIDVSFISLGLILPPLIPILEEGGSVLVLIKPQFEAGPDRIGKKGIIKDMKVHKDVVHEVIDMMCRIGYELENLTYSPITGGEGNIEFLAHIINSKQLNNNSKEKINIDEVVQSAHDNL from the coding sequence ATGAAAAAAGAGCGATTAGATAAATTAGTAGTCCAATCTGGACTAACTGATACACGTGAACAAGCAAAACGGTTAATTATGGCAGGCCAAATTTATGATGCAAATAATCAACGCTATGATAAGCCAGGTGAAAAGATTGATATGACGAAAGAACTTCATATCAAAGGTAAAAAAATACCATATGTAAGTCGTGGAGGTCTCAAGTTAGAGAAAGCGATTAAACATTTCGGTATAGATATGACTGATCAAATATTATTAGATATTGGTGCATCTACAGGTGGGTTTACGGATGCTGCGCTTCAAAATGGGGCAAAACTAAGCTATGCTTTAGATGTAGGATATAATCAATTAGCATATAAATTACGACAAGATGATCGAGTTGTTGTTATGGAACGACAAAACTTCCGTCATTCAGTACCAGACGACTTTACAGAAGGTACACCGACAATTGCGAGTATTGATGTATCATTTATTTCGCTTGGTTTAATTTTACCACCACTGATTCCAATCTTAGAAGAAGGTGGTTCAGTCCTAGTGTTAATAAAACCACAATTTGAGGCTGGTCCAGATAGAATAGGTAAAAAAGGAATCATCAAAGATATGAAAGTGCATAAGGATGTCGTTCATGAAGTCATTGATATGATGTGTAGAATCGGATATGAATTAGAAAACTTAACTTACTCACCAATTACGGGTGGAGAAGGAAATATTGAGTTTTTAGCACATATTATTAACTCAAAACAATTAAACAATAATAGTAAAGAAAAGATAAATATAGATGAGGTAGTGCAATCCGCACACGATAATTTATAA